GCGGGTCGCCAGGGAATCAGCACGTTGTATTGCGACGGTTTGGCGCCCAGAACGTCGGGCGTGGCGTACGACAGGAACCCGGCCATCCGGTCGTCGATGATTTCGCTGGAAGTCAGCCGATCGCGATAAGCCGGATAGACGCTGAACAACAGATGCCCATGCGCCGTTTGCACCAACCGCGTCCGCGGATTCAAGACGACGACTTGCCGCACCATCTCTTGTCCCGGAGGAGGAGTCGGCAACTCGATGGCCCCCTCGTCATCGGGCGAATAGGTCGTAATCCAGCTCGAGGTCTGGATTTGATATCGATTGAGAACCGTTCCGCGGAAATAGGGCTCAATCGGCGACTCGCGCGGTGCGTCGGTCACGGGACTGCGAAACGCGACCCGCATCACCATTTCGTCGCTCTGCATGATGCGGCCCATGCGATCGAACGAAATCTGATCTTTAAAACCGGTCTCACGCAGGCCGCCCGCAAATCGGCCGCCCCACTGGTCGCGACTGGGCCGCGGAAACGCGTAAAAGACGACGACGGTCGCGATCAACGTAACGAATCCCAAGCGGCAGACCTGCACGAACATCTGCCAACTCGAAAAGACGGTCGCCAGGTTCTTCGGCAACCGCGATTGCAGCACGACCGCTTCGCCCCCTTCTTCACCATTGTCGACCAACTCGTCTCGCCCGCCAAACAAGGCAAAGACCGGGCGATTGTCGATCGCATCGTGCTCGGCTTTCAAAACGGGATCGACGCGGACCGTTTCGCGATAGATGAAGAACAAACTGAGCGTCGTCAGCGCGGCGAACATATACGCGACCAGCATAAAGCCAAACGAGACGTTCAGATTTAGCGCCGCGGCGACCACCACCTGCAGAAGGCTCAAAACGCACAGATGCCAATAGACCCGCGTCGACTTCCGCTGGAACAGCAGCACAATCTGCAGATAGATCAGCAACTTGGCGATTGCCTGCAGTTTTTGGGTACTGTCGCCGGGCCAGAAGTCGGAGATCGAGAACGCGACCGCCAACAAGGCGGCGATGTTGGCGAGATTGCGGTTCAAGCTGAACCATCGCTGAATGTCGGTCACGTAAACCGAAATGAACGCCGCCGCCACCGCCGCAATCGGCAATGCAGCGTCATCCGTCTCACCCCCGCCCAGCAACATCGCACCCAGCGCCGCCAAAACCGCAACGCTGATCTGCAGTAGCCGTTCGACCTTCATGACGACTCCTTCTCAGCGTTAATTTGGGCGCCGTCGATGAATAGGTTTTCTAACTCACCCCGAGCGTCCGATAGGTACATAACCCGTCCGATCTCGGACCGCACCGTGTGGTCGTTCCAGACCTGCTGGAACGTGTTGGTGTCGGAAAGCTCCAGCTTGCGTGAGCTGAGGATCACCACCTTGCCGGTTCGCCCGACGCGCAGCGCTTCCAGCAGCGCCCGATCAATGGCGTCATGCGTCGCCGGCGTCACTTCGGCCAGCATGGTCATCGCTTCGTGCACGAACGCCTGCGAAACCGAACCATGGAGATTTTTTGATTTGGCGCCGGCGCAGGCCAAGTACATTTGACAGCCTCCGACCGCCGAGAGATCGGCGACGACCGAAGCGGCCATGCTGACGATTCGCTCGACGCTCGCTTCTTCTGCCGCCGTCGAGCGGGGCGATACCCAGGCGTCAACAATGATCGTCACATCCTGTTCGCTCTGCTTTTCAAACTGACGCACCACCAGCTGATTGCGTTTGGCCGTCGTGCGCCAGTGGATCCATTGTTTGGGATCGCCGGTTCGCCATTCTCGCAAACCGTAGAAGTCTCCTTCATGCATGCCGTGCGTGCGGCGACTGGCGGCATAGCCGGAGCGATCGTCTTGGATCATTCGCCGCCAGATTGGGGTCAAACGACCGATTCGCGGGTAGACGACCAGATCATCGGTATCGCCCAACCGCAACGTGTTGCGAATCAGCCCAAGCGGAAAGGCGGTCGATACTTCCAGCGGGCCCAAGCGATATCGCCCACGATGTTGAACGCGGGCCCGATAGGTCGACGTTTCCGGCGTACTGTTCCGGACGCGGGCGAAGAAAACCTCCACATCGCGGGTTTCGCCAATCTTGGGACCATCGACCGCTTCGATGACGTCGCAAGCGACGACGGCATAGACCGAACCGCGTCCCGAATTTTCGACGCACAGCTCAATCAATAACGGATCGCCGGCGCAAACCGAATGAGAAAGTTTGCGAGAGAACTTCAGTCGACGTAGCGACCCCTGGACGACGCGCCAGTTGTACAACAAAGGGCCGACCATCATGCAGGCCAGGACCATCAACAACTGAAAGTTGCGGATCATGGCGCCGATCACGATGAACGTCATCACGAGGAGATAGTAGGTCCCCTCGCGAGTAATCATGGAGCCCTGTCTGCTCCAGAACGACATCCGGATCTCCTTTAGCGCCTGAACAACGGCTGGGGAAAATGAACGTCCGACGGATCGATCGTCCGCTTAGGTCGGCACGGCGACTTCATCCACGATCCGACCGACGATCGTCTCAACCGCTTCTCGCTGTCCGGCGTGAAGATAACCTTTGGGAATCACCCGGTGCGCCAAAACCGAAACGGCCAGTTGCTTGACGTCGTCAGGCACGACGAAGTCGCGGCCTTCGATCATCGCAAAACTTTGAGCCGCGCGATACAAGCTGATCGCGGCCCGAGTACTGGCGCCCACTTGCAAGTCGTCAGTATCTCGCGTCGCTTCAATAATGTCGAGCAAATATTCATGAACCGAGTCGTTCATGTCGATTTCGCGAACGGCATCCTGCAATTGCTTGATCTGTTCGCAGAGGAGCACCGGGGAAAGTTCGGCCACCGGTTCGCCGCGACGGTGCGTTTCCAGAATCTGACGCTCGGCCGTTCGATCGGGGTAGCCCATCGAGATCCGCATCAGAAATCGGTCGAGTTGGCTTTCCGGCAGCGGGTAGGTCCCCTCAAACTCAAACGGGTTTTGCGTCGCGATCACCATAAATGGGGTCGGCAGATCGTGCGTCACGCCGTCGACCGAGACCTGGTTGTCGCTCATCGCTTCCAGCAAGGCGCTCTGCGTACGGGGCGACGTTCGGTTGATTTCGTCGGCGATCACAATGTTGGCGAAGATCGGACCGCGATGGAAAACGAATTCGTGCGTCTTGTTGTTGAATACGTTCGACCCAACGATATCGCTCGGCAGCAGGTCAGGCGTAAACTGCAACCGGCAGAATTCGC
This region of Blastopirellula retiformator genomic DNA includes:
- a CDS encoding transglutaminase TgpA family protein, translated to MKVERLLQISVAVLAALGAMLLGGGETDDAALPIAAVAAAFISVYVTDIQRWFSLNRNLANIAALLAVAFSISDFWPGDSTQKLQAIAKLLIYLQIVLLFQRKSTRVYWHLCVLSLLQVVVAAALNLNVSFGFMLVAYMFAALTTLSLFFIYRETVRVDPVLKAEHDAIDNRPVFALFGGRDELVDNGEEGGEAVVLQSRLPKNLATVFSSWQMFVQVCRLGFVTLIATVVVFYAFPRPSRDQWGGRFAGGLRETGFKDQISFDRMGRIMQSDEMVMRVAFRSPVTDAPRESPIEPYFRGTVLNRYQIQTSSWITTYSPDDEGAIELPTPPPGQEMVRQVVVLNPRTRLVQTAHGHLLFSVYPAYRDRLTSSEIIDDRMAGFLSYATPDVLGAKPSQYNVLIPWRPAEMENRLLAVVSRGKDKNKLDYRTREYLNTLDDIEVFAFGQLQQTTRQVIADAKIDPKNDLEIAETLERFFTDEGEFSYTLEIDPRVRDPNLDPLEDFVVNHRSGHCEYYAGALALMLRYQQIPSRIVVGYKGGEYNSVGGYFAVKQMHAHAWVEAYIKHEDLPESLRDNYPVGAWLRLDPTPSGETDAVYEEDDGLLSKTLDWFDYLELMWRDYVVEMNSERQENAIYKPFTDRIWRPLGGWFNYEEWRQWVKDQAAKIGVDIEGEWFSWYMSLLTIFCTIAGFGIYHLGRFLVRRFGVPFWRWVRRQLHFNRHGVTFYLQLERRLAKRGMRRKPGQTPHEFVDSLRERLTPVAMDAIAPIVETYYRVRFGGAMLSEEALAGIDERMLILQTELDQIDRAPRF
- a CDS encoding DUF58 domain-containing protein yields the protein MITREGTYYLLVMTFIVIGAMIRNFQLLMVLACMMVGPLLYNWRVVQGSLRRLKFSRKLSHSVCAGDPLLIELCVENSGRGSVYAVVACDVIEAVDGPKIGETRDVEVFFARVRNSTPETSTYRARVQHRGRYRLGPLEVSTAFPLGLIRNTLRLGDTDDLVVYPRIGRLTPIWRRMIQDDRSGYAASRRTHGMHEGDFYGLREWRTGDPKQWIHWRTTAKRNQLVVRQFEKQSEQDVTIIVDAWVSPRSTAAEEASVERIVSMAASVVADLSAVGGCQMYLACAGAKSKNLHGSVSQAFVHEAMTMLAEVTPATHDAIDRALLEALRVGRTGKVVILSSRKLELSDTNTFQQVWNDHTVRSEIGRVMYLSDARGELENLFIDGAQINAEKESS
- a CDS encoding AAA family ATPase, whose amino-acid sequence is MPAELTSLVAELETSISRVVLGKSEVVRKCLITLLAGEHLLLEDVPGVGKTLVGKALARSLDGEFCRLQFTPDLLPSDIVGSNVFNNKTHEFVFHRGPIFANIVIADEINRTSPRTQSALLEAMSDNQVSVDGVTHDLPTPFMVIATQNPFEFEGTYPLPESQLDRFLMRISMGYPDRTAERQILETHRRGEPVAELSPVLLCEQIKQLQDAVREIDMNDSVHEYLLDIIEATRDTDDLQVGASTRAAISLYRAAQSFAMIEGRDFVVPDDVKQLAVSVLAHRVIPKGYLHAGQREAVETIVGRIVDEVAVPT